Proteins from a genomic interval of Marmoricola sp. OAE513:
- a CDS encoding MDR family MFS transporter, translating to MTSESTPAATTAQPGQMTHREILEALSGLLLAMFVAMLSSTVVSNALPRIVTDLEGSQSGYTWVVVATLLTMTASTPIWGKLADLFNKKVLVQSALVIYVIGSLIAATAPSMGVLIGARAFQGLGVGGLTALVQVVIASMVPPRERGRYSGYIGATFAIATVSGPLIGGLLVDAPGLGWRSCFYVGIPIAAIAFVVLQKTLHLPVVRRQVSIDYLGAGLIVGGVSTLLIWVSLAGNDFGWGSSTSYLLVALGLVLLAAAVYVEARVAKEPIIPVHLFADRTTSLAVIASVFVGVAMFGATVYLSQYFQIARGMSPTHAGLMSIAMVGGLMVSSIVSGRVITATGRWKRFLVGGMVLVVAGLGLLSTIDETTPLVVVGLFMAVVGVGLGSTMQNLVLAVQNNASESDIGSASAVVTFFRSMGGSIGVSALGALLSAQVAEKVTSGLGALGIPTSGHASHEIPDLSALPGPVRAVFEHAFGSATGELFLVATPFALLALIAVLFIKEVPLRTTLASEPREEPELVG from the coding sequence ATGACTTCTGAATCCACCCCGGCTGCCACCACCGCGCAGCCCGGCCAGATGACGCACCGGGAGATCCTCGAAGCGTTGTCCGGCCTCCTCCTCGCCATGTTCGTGGCGATGCTGTCGAGCACCGTCGTGTCCAACGCGCTCCCGCGCATCGTCACCGACCTCGAGGGGAGCCAGTCCGGCTACACCTGGGTCGTCGTGGCCACCCTGCTCACCATGACCGCGTCCACCCCGATCTGGGGCAAGCTCGCCGACCTCTTCAACAAGAAGGTCCTCGTGCAGAGCGCGCTGGTCATCTACGTCATCGGGTCGCTGATCGCCGCGACGGCTCCCTCCATGGGGGTGCTCATCGGCGCTCGTGCGTTCCAGGGCCTCGGCGTCGGCGGCCTGACCGCGCTGGTCCAGGTCGTGATCGCCTCGATGGTCCCGCCGCGCGAGCGCGGTCGCTACTCCGGCTACATCGGCGCGACCTTCGCGATCGCCACGGTCAGCGGCCCGTTGATCGGCGGCCTGCTCGTCGACGCGCCGGGCCTCGGCTGGCGCTCCTGCTTCTACGTCGGCATCCCGATCGCCGCGATCGCCTTCGTGGTGCTGCAGAAGACCCTGCATCTCCCCGTCGTACGTCGTCAGGTCAGCATCGACTACCTCGGCGCCGGACTGATCGTCGGCGGCGTCTCGACACTGCTGATCTGGGTCTCGCTCGCCGGCAACGACTTCGGTTGGGGGTCGAGCACGAGCTACCTGCTGGTCGCGCTCGGCCTGGTCCTGCTCGCTGCCGCGGTGTACGTCGAGGCACGTGTCGCCAAGGAGCCGATCATCCCGGTGCACCTCTTCGCTGACCGGACGACGAGCCTGGCCGTCATCGCCAGCGTCTTCGTCGGGGTCGCGATGTTCGGCGCCACCGTCTACCTCTCGCAGTACTTCCAGATCGCCCGGGGGATGAGTCCCACCCACGCCGGCCTGATGTCGATCGCGATGGTCGGCGGCCTGATGGTCTCCAGCATCGTCAGCGGCCGGGTGATCACCGCGACCGGCCGGTGGAAGCGGTTCCTGGTCGGCGGCATGGTCCTGGTGGTCGCCGGTCTGGGCCTGCTCAGCACCATCGACGAGACGACCCCGCTGGTCGTGGTCGGCCTGTTCATGGCCGTCGTCGGTGTCGGTCTCGGGTCGACGATGCAGAACCTGGTGCTCGCCGTCCAGAACAACGCCTCCGAGTCCGACATCGGTTCGGCCAGCGCCGTGGTCACGTTCTTCCGCTCCATGGGTGGGTCCATCGGCGTCTCGGCCCTCGGTGCGCTCCTCAGCGCCCAGGTCGCCGAGAAGGTCACCTCCGGTCTTGGTGCACTCGGCATCCCGACCTCGGGGCACGCCAGTCACGAGATCCCCGATCTCTCTGCTCTGCCCGGGCCGGTGCGCGCCGTCTTCGAGCACGCCTTCGGCTCGGCCACCGGTGAGCTGTTCCTGGTCGCCACCCCGTTCGCGCTGCTCGCGCTGATCGCGGTGCTGTTCATCAAGGAGGTTCCGCTGCGGACCACCCTGGCCTCGGAGCCGCGCGAGGAGCCGGAGCTGGTGGGCTGA
- a CDS encoding MarR family transcriptional regulator has translation MAPRDARRDEAISGLEHEIGLLLRRIRRGTAERAAQVDPALSATAYPLLVTLHAFGPHRAADLADLFALDKGAVSRAVHQLLELGLIERTPDPADGRASILSVTPYAEERMAVVVEARREAVGEKLADWDPESIAGLAAGLARFNAAISE, from the coding sequence ATGGCCCCGCGGGACGCGCGCCGCGACGAGGCGATCAGCGGGCTCGAGCACGAGATCGGCCTGCTGCTGCGCCGGATCCGACGGGGGACGGCGGAACGGGCAGCGCAGGTCGACCCCGCGCTCAGCGCCACGGCGTACCCGTTGCTGGTCACCTTGCACGCCTTCGGTCCGCACCGGGCCGCGGACCTGGCCGACCTCTTCGCCCTCGACAAGGGGGCGGTGAGCCGGGCTGTCCACCAGCTCCTCGAGCTCGGGCTCATCGAGCGCACCCCCGATCCGGCCGACGGTCGGGCCTCGATCCTCAGCGTGACCCCGTACGCTGAGGAGCGGATGGCGGTCGTCGTGGAGGCGCGGCGCGAGGCGGTGGGCGAGAAGCTCGCCGACTGGGACCCCGAGTCGATCGCCGGACTGGCCGCCGGGCTCGCCCGGTTCAATGCCGCGATATCGGAATAA
- a CDS encoding GAF domain-containing sensor histidine kinase, which yields MQRGTGAAGRNDITSLLDAVLLMSSDLDLRGALDRLVRAACSLTGARYGFLALIDERGAMADYVVHGMDDATKAKIPTLPTLHGVLGLLVEDTARPIRLDKIGSHPRAMGFPQNHPPMETFLGVPVRVDGEVYGNLYLAEKVGGQLFTDDDERVLDEFSQIAGLVLTNARTFANVETRHRWLQASIAMSHELEGSASPSSALSAVVYHLREVANAYGVGVVRDHEEGLELVAAIRADGEDPDDRDLTELWGKAIAAASVEERAVVAGPVDGREDGLTRIVIPLSSRLLRGHFLLVALEQSTLGVAGPNIDQFSEFAGQASLVLDRTQALAERQEHMLVADRDRIARDLHDTVIQRLFATGLQLQGLRRAVLLDEVKVRLDESVEELNTTIRDIRTTIFELRRKNDSSLGTQIRGLAQEYVPVLGFTPFVRLRGPIDNVVPVQTAEQLIATLREALSNVARHAEADACIVEVEVFADRLVLRVSDNGRGIGPEVSESGLRNVRRRAFDRGGVMRIGPEEPHGTLLEWEVPL from the coding sequence ATGCAACGGGGCACGGGGGCGGCAGGGCGCAACGACATCACGAGCCTTCTCGATGCCGTCCTGCTCATGTCCTCGGACCTCGACCTGCGCGGCGCGCTGGACCGGCTGGTCCGCGCGGCGTGCTCGCTGACCGGCGCCCGGTACGGGTTTCTCGCGCTGATCGACGAGCGCGGCGCGATGGCCGACTACGTGGTGCACGGCATGGACGACGCGACCAAGGCGAAGATCCCGACGCTGCCGACCCTGCACGGGGTACTCGGTCTGCTGGTCGAGGACACCGCCCGGCCGATCAGGCTGGACAAGATCGGCAGCCACCCCCGGGCCATGGGCTTCCCGCAGAACCACCCCCCGATGGAGACGTTCCTCGGGGTTCCGGTCCGCGTCGACGGCGAGGTCTACGGCAACCTCTACCTCGCCGAGAAGGTCGGCGGTCAGCTCTTCACCGACGACGACGAGCGGGTCCTGGACGAGTTCTCCCAGATCGCCGGACTCGTGCTCACCAACGCACGCACGTTCGCGAACGTCGAGACCCGGCACCGCTGGCTGCAGGCGAGCATCGCGATGTCCCACGAGCTGGAGGGGTCGGCCAGCCCGTCCTCCGCCCTGTCCGCCGTCGTCTACCACCTGCGCGAGGTCGCCAACGCGTACGGCGTCGGGGTGGTCCGCGACCACGAGGAAGGCCTCGAGCTGGTCGCAGCGATCCGCGCCGACGGTGAGGATCCCGACGACCGCGACCTCACCGAGCTGTGGGGCAAGGCGATCGCCGCGGCGAGCGTCGAGGAGCGGGCTGTCGTGGCCGGCCCGGTCGACGGGCGCGAGGACGGCCTGACCCGGATCGTGATCCCGCTGTCGTCCCGGCTCCTGCGCGGCCACTTCCTGCTGGTCGCGCTCGAGCAGTCCACCCTGGGCGTCGCCGGACCGAACATCGACCAGTTCTCCGAGTTCGCGGGTCAGGCCTCGCTGGTGCTCGACCGCACCCAGGCGCTCGCCGAGCGACAGGAGCACATGCTCGTCGCGGACCGCGACCGGATCGCCCGCGACCTGCACGACACCGTCATCCAGCGGCTCTTCGCCACCGGACTCCAGCTCCAGGGCTTGCGGCGTGCCGTCCTGCTCGACGAGGTCAAGGTCCGGCTCGACGAGTCCGTCGAGGAGCTCAACACCACGATCCGCGACATCCGCACGACGATCTTCGAGCTGCGTCGCAAGAACGACAGCTCGCTCGGCACGCAGATCCGCGGGCTCGCCCAGGAGTACGTCCCGGTGCTCGGGTTCACGCCCTTCGTCCGGCTGCGCGGACCGATCGACAACGTCGTCCCGGTGCAGACCGCGGAGCAGCTGATCGCCACCCTGCGCGAGGCGCTCTCCAACGTGGCCCGTCACGCCGAGGCGGACGCCTGCATCGTGGAGGTCGAGGTGTTCGCGGACCGGTTGGTGCTGCGCGTGTCCGACAACGGTCGCGGCATCGGGCCCGAGGTCTCCGAGAGCGGCCTGCGCAACGTGCGCCGGCGCGCGTTCGACCGCGGCGGTGTCATGCGAATCGGCCCCGAGGAGCCGCACGGAACGCTACTAGAGTGGGAAGTCCCTCTCTGA
- a CDS encoding O-methyltransferase, which translates to MVTAPKPASWTYSEEYVAEDTVLANARARADEVGVSAIGHGGGAALRFLASVLDARAAVEIGTGTGVSGLWILRGMRPDGVLTSVDTEAEHQRLAKETFTEAGIASQRARLIPGAALEVLPRLTDGHYDLVFADGDKQEYPEYLAEALRLLRPGGVVVFDNALWHDKVADPAQRDPDTIAIRELCRVVNEHESLVPVLLPVGDGLLVAKKEWTPET; encoded by the coding sequence ATCGTCACCGCACCGAAGCCCGCGAGCTGGACCTACTCCGAGGAGTACGTCGCCGAGGACACCGTCCTGGCCAACGCCCGCGCCCGCGCCGACGAGGTCGGCGTTTCCGCGATCGGGCACGGCGGCGGCGCTGCACTGCGCTTCCTAGCCTCGGTCCTCGACGCCCGCGCGGCCGTCGAGATCGGCACCGGCACGGGAGTCTCGGGGCTCTGGATCCTGCGCGGCATGCGCCCCGACGGCGTGCTCACCTCGGTCGACACCGAGGCCGAGCACCAGCGGCTCGCCAAGGAGACGTTCACCGAGGCCGGCATCGCCTCGCAGCGCGCCCGGCTCATCCCCGGCGCTGCTCTCGAGGTGCTCCCCCGGTTGACCGACGGCCACTACGACCTCGTCTTCGCCGACGGCGACAAGCAGGAGTACCCCGAGTACCTCGCGGAGGCGCTTCGACTGCTCCGTCCCGGAGGCGTGGTCGTCTTCGACAACGCCCTGTGGCACGACAAGGTCGCCGACCCCGCCCAGCGCGACCCTGACACCATCGCGATCCGCGAGCTCTGCCGGGTCGTCAACGAGCACGAGTCGCTGGTGCCGGTGCTGCTGCCCGTCGGCGACGGGCTGCTGGTGGCCAAGAAGGAATGGACCCCGGAGACCTGA
- the sigE gene encoding RNA polymerase sigma factor SigE: MVRRLDTNRSKEPTMSATSREPLDAAIPSWDEIVEQHSTRVYRLAYRLTGNPYDAEDLTQEVFVRVFRSLHTYTPGTFEGWLHRITTNLFLDQARRKSRIRFDALPEDADNRLPSPVATPDVAYLNQMFDADVEAALAQLPPDFRAAVVLCDVEGLSYDEIADVLGVKMGTVRSRIHRGRSMLRKALAHRAPAPGRVRVSGPQLAGRAG, encoded by the coding sequence ATGGTCCGTCGTCTCGACACGAACCGCAGCAAGGAGCCCACCATGAGCGCAACCTCCCGTGAGCCCCTGGACGCTGCGATCCCGTCCTGGGACGAGATCGTCGAGCAGCACTCCACCCGGGTCTACCGGCTGGCCTACCGCCTGACCGGCAACCCGTACGACGCCGAGGACCTCACCCAGGAGGTCTTCGTCCGCGTGTTCCGCTCGTTGCACACCTACACGCCCGGCACCTTCGAGGGCTGGTTGCACCGGATCACGACGAATCTGTTCCTCGACCAGGCTCGCCGCAAGAGCCGGATCCGCTTCGACGCCCTGCCCGAGGACGCCGACAACCGGCTGCCCAGTCCGGTGGCCACCCCGGACGTCGCGTACCTGAACCAGATGTTCGACGCCGACGTCGAGGCCGCCCTCGCGCAGCTGCCGCCGGACTTCCGCGCAGCGGTCGTGCTCTGCGACGTCGAGGGCCTCTCCTACGACGAGATCGCGGACGTCCTGGGCGTGAAGATGGGCACCGTCCGCTCCCGCATCCACCGCGGTCGGTCGATGCTGCGCAAGGCGCTGGCGCACCGCGCTCCCGCACCGGGTCGTGTCCGGGTCTCCGGGCCGCAGCTCGCAGGACGCGCCGGATGA
- a CDS encoding trypsin-like peptidase domain-containing protein produces the protein MSESDIPGKPDEQGSSDDEVTQPLAEQTPTEPTTPYEGLPTYAPPGSDFPLPATPPAPEEPKDAAPQASPAVPPPYESAYGAPYGTQPTEQLPQPEYLSFPPPNPYGGGYDSTPTHRDTRPGLPGWLWPLIAVLSLVVGILGGAIGGALVADNKKDDPGVLQVERRTAAPLADDNASVPAVAQKLLPSTVKIVAEYKGEAQGAAGSGWVFDEEGHVVTNNHVVAEAAEDDGPIDVIDQAGKHHKATVVGRSPVYDLAVLKVDDVAELPPVALGSADQMRVGETVIAVGSPLALSASVTSGIISALNRPVTTGDGDEASFINAIQTDAAINPGNSGGPLANLQGQVIGVNSAIATLGSSSQEGGNLGIGFAIPIEQVQVTVDQILRTGEAQYPVIGVTVKGNAKIDGAEVTEINSGTPAADSDLKVGDVITEVDGRPVTDQTDVVVAIRSHRVTDKVTLTIIRDGETKKIKVGLLAKTG, from the coding sequence GTGAGCGAGAGCGACATCCCGGGCAAGCCGGACGAGCAGGGTTCCTCCGACGACGAGGTCACCCAGCCGCTGGCCGAGCAGACTCCTACCGAGCCGACGACGCCGTACGAGGGTCTGCCCACCTACGCGCCCCCGGGATCGGACTTCCCGCTCCCCGCGACGCCGCCGGCTCCTGAGGAGCCGAAGGATGCCGCCCCACAGGCTTCGCCCGCCGTTCCGCCGCCGTACGAGTCGGCCTACGGGGCGCCGTACGGCACCCAGCCCACCGAGCAGCTCCCGCAGCCCGAGTACCTGTCGTTCCCGCCGCCGAACCCGTACGGCGGCGGCTACGACAGCACGCCGACGCACCGCGACACCAGGCCGGGCCTGCCCGGGTGGTTGTGGCCGCTGATCGCGGTCCTCTCCCTGGTCGTCGGCATCCTCGGCGGCGCCATCGGCGGGGCCCTGGTGGCCGACAACAAGAAGGACGACCCGGGTGTGCTCCAGGTGGAGCGCCGGACCGCGGCGCCGCTCGCCGACGACAACGCGAGCGTCCCCGCGGTTGCGCAGAAGCTGCTGCCGAGCACGGTCAAGATCGTCGCCGAGTACAAGGGTGAGGCCCAGGGGGCTGCCGGCTCCGGCTGGGTCTTCGACGAGGAGGGCCACGTCGTCACCAACAACCACGTGGTCGCCGAGGCCGCCGAGGACGACGGCCCGATCGACGTCATCGACCAGGCCGGCAAGCATCACAAGGCCACGGTCGTCGGCCGCAGCCCGGTCTACGACCTCGCCGTCCTCAAGGTCGACGACGTCGCGGAGCTCCCGCCGGTCGCCCTCGGGTCCGCGGACCAGATGCGCGTCGGCGAGACGGTCATCGCCGTCGGGTCGCCGCTCGCGCTCTCGGCGTCGGTGACCAGCGGCATCATCAGCGCGCTGAACCGTCCGGTGACCACCGGCGACGGCGACGAGGCCTCGTTCATCAACGCGATCCAGACCGACGCGGCGATCAACCCGGGCAACTCCGGTGGCCCGCTGGCGAACTTGCAGGGTCAGGTGATCGGCGTGAACTCGGCGATCGCGACCCTGGGCTCCAGCAGCCAGGAGGGCGGCAACCTCGGCATCGGCTTCGCGATCCCGATCGAGCAGGTCCAGGTGACCGTCGACCAGATCCTGCGGACCGGCGAGGCCCAGTACCCGGTCATCGGTGTGACCGTGAAGGGCAACGCGAAGATCGATGGCGCCGAGGTCACCGAGATCAACTCGGGGACGCCGGCGGCCGACTCCGACCTCAAGGTCGGCGACGTGATCACCGAGGTCGACGGCCGTCCGGTGACCGACCAGACTGACGTCGTCGTGGCGATCCGCTCGCACCGGGTCACCGACAAGGTGACGCTGACGATCATTCGTGACGGCGAGACGAAGAAGATAAAGGTCGGGTTGCTCGCCAAGACGGGCTAA
- a CDS encoding sec-independent translocase — protein MFGVGLPELAVILLVGVIVFGPDKLPDYARQAGRMLRQLRNFAQSAQNDLRSELGPEFADLKLTDLDPRVAIRKHILEAMDADDLAEAQAARLAAKTGGPDLEPGERPPYDLEAT, from the coding sequence ATGTTCGGAGTCGGACTGCCTGAGCTGGCGGTGATCCTGCTGGTCGGGGTGATCGTTTTCGGCCCCGACAAGCTTCCGGACTACGCCCGCCAAGCGGGTCGGATGCTGCGTCAGCTGCGGAATTTCGCGCAGTCCGCGCAGAACGACCTGCGCAGCGAGCTCGGACCCGAGTTCGCCGACCTCAAGCTAACCGACCTCGACCCCCGGGTCGCGATCCGCAAGCACATCCTCGAGGCGATGGACGCCGACGACCTGGCCGAGGCGCAGGCGGCACGGCTCGCGGCGAAGACCGGCGGGCCCGACCTGGAGCCCGGCGAGCGCCCGCCGTACGACCTTGAGGCCACCTGA
- a CDS encoding P-loop NTPase — protein MSSPVLEQIQAALATVNDPEIKRPITELGMVDSVEIDDTGKVAIKVLLTVAGCPLKDTITRDVTNAVSPVAGVTGVDLELGVMTAEQRAGLKEVLAGGQAQREIPFGKPDSLTKVYAIASGKGGVGKSSVTVNLALGLAAQGLKVGVIDADIYGHSIPAMFGIADTRPTQVEDLIMPVPTASGVSVISIGMLKPRRDQVVAWRGPMLDRALVQMLADVYWGDLDALVLDLPPGTGDVAISLGQHLPSAEVIVVTTPQEAAAEVAERAGTMASMMHQRVIGVVENMSYLPCPHCTAEGKEHRIDLFGSGGGARVAETLSARFGYDVPVLAEVPLDISLREGGDVGKPVIESDPTAPAAVALTGLATKLSGRGRNLVGLQLGLTPTSKF, from the coding sequence ATGTCATCCCCTGTTCTTGAGCAGATCCAGGCTGCCCTGGCGACCGTGAACGACCCCGAGATCAAGCGTCCGATCACCGAGCTCGGAATGGTCGACTCGGTCGAGATCGACGACACCGGCAAGGTCGCGATCAAGGTCCTGCTCACCGTCGCCGGTTGTCCGCTCAAGGACACCATCACGCGCGACGTGACCAACGCCGTCTCCCCGGTCGCCGGCGTCACCGGCGTCGACCTCGAGCTGGGCGTGATGACCGCCGAGCAGCGCGCCGGCCTCAAGGAGGTCCTCGCCGGCGGCCAGGCGCAGCGCGAGATCCCGTTCGGCAAGCCGGACTCGCTCACCAAGGTCTACGCGATCGCCTCCGGCAAGGGTGGCGTCGGCAAGTCCTCGGTCACCGTGAACCTGGCCCTCGGCCTCGCCGCGCAGGGCCTGAAGGTCGGCGTCATCGACGCGGACATCTACGGCCACTCGATCCCGGCCATGTTCGGCATCGCCGACACCCGTCCCACCCAGGTCGAGGACCTGATCATGCCGGTCCCCACCGCCAGCGGCGTCTCGGTGATCTCGATCGGCATGCTGAAGCCGCGCCGCGACCAGGTCGTCGCCTGGCGTGGTCCGATGCTTGACCGCGCGCTGGTCCAGATGCTCGCCGACGTCTACTGGGGAGACCTGGACGCCCTCGTCCTGGACCTTCCGCCGGGCACCGGCGACGTTGCGATCTCCCTGGGACAGCACCTCCCCAGCGCCGAGGTCATCGTCGTGACCACTCCGCAGGAAGCTGCTGCCGAGGTCGCCGAGCGCGCCGGCACGATGGCCTCGATGATGCACCAGCGCGTCATCGGTGTCGTCGAGAACATGAGCTACCTGCCGTGCCCGCACTGCACGGCCGAGGGCAAGGAGCACCGGATCGACCTGTTCGGCTCCGGCGGTGGCGCCCGGGTCGCGGAGACCCTGAGCGCGCGTTTCGGGTACGACGTCCCGGTCCTCGCCGAGGTCCCCCTCGACATCTCCTTGCGCGAGGGCGGCGACGTCGGCAAGCCGGTCATCGAGTCCGACCCGACCGCCCCAGCGGCCGTGGCGCTCACCGGGCTGGCGACGAAGCTCTCCGGCCGCGGCCGGAACCTGGTCGGCCTGCAATTGGGTCTGACCCCGACGTCCAAGTTCTGA
- a CDS encoding DUF1003 domain-containing protein — MRRNVVGRTVSRRSSDDDRFGRFAEQFARFMGTARFLIYMTLFVLVWIGWNALAPEDWRFDDYPFIFLTLMLSLQASYAAPLILLAQNRQETRDRVVAEQDRSSAAKQQADMEYLARETAALRMALGEVATRDFLRSELRGLLADLEERDAAPDTEGDEVHGPRDADPDGASA; from the coding sequence CTGCGCCGGAACGTCGTCGGCCGCACGGTCTCGCGGCGCTCCTCCGACGACGACCGCTTCGGCCGCTTCGCCGAGCAGTTCGCCCGTTTCATGGGGACCGCACGGTTCCTCATCTACATGACGCTGTTCGTCCTGGTGTGGATCGGCTGGAACGCGCTCGCGCCGGAGGACTGGCGCTTCGACGACTACCCGTTCATCTTCCTGACCCTGATGCTCAGCCTGCAGGCCTCGTACGCCGCCCCGCTCATCCTGCTCGCGCAGAACCGCCAGGAGACGCGCGACCGGGTGGTCGCCGAGCAGGACCGCAGCAGCGCCGCCAAGCAGCAAGCCGACATGGAGTACCTCGCTCGCGAGACGGCCGCCCTGCGGATGGCCCTCGGTGAGGTCGCCACCCGTGACTTCCTGCGCTCGGAGCTGCGCGGGCTGCTCGCGGACCTCGAGGAGCGCGACGCGGCACCGGACACCGAGGGTGACGAGGTTCATGGTCCGCGGGACGCGGATCCGGACGGAGCCTCCGCCTGA
- a CDS encoding CBS domain-containing protein: protein MSTAPTRVFAARLAGLPVFDPQGDQVGKVRDVVVVLRADVRQPRVVGLVVEVFGRRQVFAPMTRVTNIDSGQVITTGLLNMRRFELRTTETLVIGQMLDRQVTVKSTGVVGVVYDVAMEQARTRDWVLSRVALQEPTKGFRRRSQTHVVEWDDVEGLHQRQANQGATHLIASLTDLKPADAANVIQALPPERRTEVVAAMDDERLAEVLEELPEEDQVEILEHLDRERAADVLEEMSPDDAADLIADLPPETARHLLELMEPEEAEDVRRLMSYGEQTAGGMMTPEPVILSPDATVAEALARVRAEDLTPSLAALVYVCRPPLETPTGKLLGIAHIQRLLREPPSELVAGILDTGVDYLHADATLEDVAIFLATYNLVAAPVVDDEGRLLGTVTVDDLLDHLLPEGWRDRKIGRG, encoded by the coding sequence GTGAGCACCGCACCGACCCGCGTCTTCGCAGCCCGGCTCGCCGGGCTGCCGGTGTTCGACCCCCAGGGCGACCAGGTGGGCAAGGTCCGCGACGTCGTCGTCGTGCTCCGCGCGGACGTGCGACAGCCCCGCGTGGTCGGCCTCGTCGTCGAGGTCTTCGGCCGGCGGCAGGTGTTCGCGCCGATGACCCGGGTCACCAACATCGACTCCGGCCAGGTCATCACCACCGGCCTGCTGAACATGCGTCGCTTCGAGCTGCGCACCACCGAGACCCTGGTGATCGGCCAGATGCTGGACCGCCAGGTCACCGTGAAGAGCACCGGCGTGGTCGGCGTGGTCTACGACGTCGCGATGGAGCAGGCTCGTACCCGCGACTGGGTCTTGTCCCGGGTCGCCTTGCAGGAGCCGACCAAAGGCTTCCGCCGCCGCAGCCAGACTCACGTCGTCGAGTGGGACGACGTCGAAGGGCTGCACCAGCGCCAGGCCAACCAGGGCGCCACCCACCTGATCGCCTCGCTGACCGACCTCAAGCCGGCTGACGCGGCCAACGTGATCCAGGCGCTCCCGCCCGAGCGCCGTACCGAGGTCGTCGCGGCCATGGACGACGAGCGCCTTGCCGAGGTCCTCGAGGAGCTGCCGGAGGAGGACCAGGTCGAGATCCTGGAGCACCTCGACCGCGAGCGCGCCGCCGACGTCCTCGAGGAGATGTCTCCCGACGACGCCGCCGACCTCATCGCCGACCTGCCCCCGGAGACCGCTCGGCACCTACTCGAGCTGATGGAGCCCGAGGAGGCCGAGGACGTCCGCCGACTGATGTCGTACGGCGAGCAGACCGCCGGCGGCATGATGACGCCCGAGCCGGTCATCCTCTCCCCTGACGCGACCGTGGCCGAGGCACTTGCCCGGGTGCGCGCCGAGGACCTGACGCCGTCGCTGGCGGCCCTCGTCTACGTCTGCCGTCCGCCTCTGGAGACGCCGACGGGCAAGCTGCTCGGCATCGCCCACATCCAGCGTCTGCTGCGCGAGCCCCCCAGCGAGCTCGTCGCCGGAATCCTGGACACCGGCGTGGACTACCTGCACGCGGACGCCACGTTGGAGGACGTCGCGATCTTCCTCGCGACCTACAACCTGGTCGCCGCTCCCGTCGTCGACGACGAGGGGAGGCTTCTCGGCACCGTGACCGTCGACGACCTCCTGGACCACCTGCTCCCCGAGGGCTGGCGCGACCGCAAGATCGGGCGGGGGTGA
- a CDS encoding PhzF family phenazine biosynthesis protein, whose amino-acid sequence MTGTFLAYDVVDVFAEAPFAGNQLAVVHGAADLDDAAMLAIAREFNYSETTFPVPVDGGRYRVRIFTLDGEVPFAGHPTLGTAWVLRERGELPEDAVVQECGAGDIGVQFAHGNVELTAAPRDLAGPLAEDLVDPLLAELGLTHEDRVGDAWIAGTGLTFVHLPVTDAAIARARVGRTHVRELADLPATTDPLEGINLYAARTSSAGADVHSRVFVLGIEDPATGSAAAGLGMALVARGLLADGGRYRIHQGVELGRPSVLLGSADVVDGRATTLRVAGQVHHVARGEIRQP is encoded by the coding sequence ATGACCGGGACCTTTCTCGCCTACGACGTGGTCGACGTCTTCGCGGAGGCGCCGTTCGCGGGCAACCAGCTCGCGGTGGTGCACGGCGCCGCGGACCTGGACGACGCCGCGATGCTCGCGATCGCCCGCGAGTTCAACTACTCCGAGACCACCTTCCCGGTGCCGGTCGACGGCGGTCGCTACCGCGTCCGGATCTTCACCCTCGACGGGGAGGTTCCGTTCGCCGGCCACCCGACGCTGGGCACGGCCTGGGTGCTGCGCGAGCGCGGTGAGCTGCCGGAGGACGCCGTCGTCCAGGAGTGCGGGGCGGGCGACATCGGGGTGCAGTTCGCCCACGGCAACGTCGAGCTCACCGCCGCGCCCCGGGACCTGGCCGGGCCGCTGGCCGAAGACCTGGTCGACCCGCTGCTCGCCGAGCTCGGCCTGACGCACGAGGACCGGGTCGGGGACGCCTGGATCGCCGGCACCGGACTGACGTTCGTCCACCTCCCGGTCACTGATGCCGCGATCGCCCGCGCCCGGGTGGGCCGCACCCACGTGCGCGAGCTGGCGGACCTGCCGGCCACGACCGACCCGCTCGAGGGCATCAACCTCTACGCCGCCCGTACCTCCTCCGCAGGAGCCGACGTGCACAGCAGGGTGTTCGTCCTCGGCATCGAGGACCCGGCGACCGGGTCGGCGGCCGCCGGTCTCGGCATGGCGCTGGTCGCCCGGGGTCTGCTCGCCGACGGCGGGCGCTACCGGATCCACCAGGGCGTCGAATTGGGGCGTCCCTCGGTGCTGCTCGGCAGTGCGGACGTCGTGGACGGGAGGGCCACCACGCTGCGCGTCGCGGGTCAGGTGCACCACGTCGCCCGCGGAGAGATCCGACAGCCGTGA